One Mya arenaria isolate MELC-2E11 chromosome 5, ASM2691426v1 genomic window carries:
- the LOC128233692 gene encoding uncharacterized protein LOC128233692 — protein MPCLPMKKKKIIRPVDTLPHKNVNRYGENEIHRVNQPLRLDQWKKRGVNPNDGRPLPEVPQDVPHEQSREAATPRQAPHYEREVARGEPRREQELRPLRQKPPVYRGDHVDLDSSIASSRRSTRSQPLKADFFISVPIFNETLNHSFRKKNEFVYIDSRSDEVTTYHQTLSRGSSLKDLRSSGRRPASTPREQRNQQRPRSLQRAPQRERRQRPFSGSEASVATRSSYGYESETFEGPIMMRNKHLAPGLNIESDDEDER, from the exons A tgCCTTGTTTGCCtatgaaaaagaagaagatCATCAGGCCTGTTGATACTTTACCACACAAGAATGTTAACAG GTATGGCGAAAATGAAATTCACCGTGTAAACCAGCCTTTGAGGCTTGACCAGTGGAAAAAGCGGGGTGTAAACCCCAATGATGGCCGTCCCCTGCCTGAAGTTCCCCAAGATGTGCCCCACGAACAGTCCAGGGAGGCAGCTACACCCCGTCAGGCACCCCACTATGAGAGGGAAGTCGCCCGTGGGGAGCCCCGGCGTGAGCAGGAATTACGTCCACTCCGCCAGAAGCCCCCTGTTTACAGAGGGGACCATGTGGACCTGGACAGTTCCATTGCTTCTTCAAGACGCTCAACACGATCCCAGCCACTGAAGGCGGACTTCTTCATCAGCGTTCCAATATTTAACGAGACTTTGAATCACAG tttcCGCAAGAAGAACgagtttgtttacattgactCCCGTAGTGATGAGGTGACCACGTATCACCAGACCCTCTCCCGTGGCTCCAGCCTTAAGGACCTACGTAGCTCTGGTAGGCGCCCAGCCTCCACCCCCCGGGAACAAAGGAACCagcaaaggccaaggtcactcCAGAG GGCACCACAGCGTGAGAGACGTCAGCGACCCTTTTCTGGAAGTGAAGCCTCAGTTGCAACTCGATCCTCGTACGGCTACGAGTCTGAGACATTTGAGGGACCAATTATGATGCGCAACAAGCACCTGGCTCCAGGCCTGAACATCGAGTCTGATGATGAAGATGAGCGATAG